In Acetobacteroides hydrogenigenes, a single window of DNA contains:
- a CDS encoding RNA polymerase sigma factor, translating to MKAKEQKFLALVEQHKGIIYKISKTYVATPDEQKDLVQEIIIQLWKSYDTFKQQSQFSTWMYRVALNTAITNIRQNKKRPDCIRSHPEIDIADCDQSAEKEDQLAHFYQAVQELSPIEKALIFLFLEGRSHKEIGQDLGISEGNARVRLNRTKEKLQLIIKKNGYEF from the coding sequence TTGAAGGCAAAGGAGCAGAAATTCCTAGCGCTAGTAGAACAGCATAAAGGGATAATTTACAAGATTTCCAAGACCTACGTTGCCACTCCCGACGAGCAGAAGGATCTCGTGCAGGAGATCATCATTCAGCTATGGAAATCGTACGACACCTTTAAGCAGCAAAGCCAGTTCTCTACCTGGATGTACCGTGTGGCCCTTAATACGGCCATTACCAACATCCGGCAGAACAAGAAGCGGCCCGACTGCATACGATCGCATCCCGAGATCGATATTGCCGACTGCGATCAGTCAGCCGAAAAGGAAGACCAGCTAGCCCACTTCTACCAGGCGGTGCAGGAGCTCTCGCCCATCGAGAAGGCGCTCATCTTCCTCTTCCTCGAAGGACGATCGCACAAGGAAATAGGGCAAGACCTAGGCATATCGGAGGGAAATGCCCGCGTAAGGCTAAACAGAACAAAGGAGAAGCTACAACTAATTATTAAAAAGAACGGCTATGAATTTTGA
- a CDS encoding NAD(P)H-dependent oxidoreductase, translating to MKKILIVNGHPDSESFCADLAASYKRGAELTNADCKLVNLIDLDFDLNLHYGYRKRTELEPDLLKVQQDILDSDHLVFVYPTWWGTYPALLKGFIDRVFLPKFAFKYRENSLLWDKLLKGKSARLIVTMDTPKWYYWLMYKSPGHNSMKKGILEFCGIKPVKITALGPIKMSNDEKRQAWINKVEKLGQKQR from the coding sequence ATGAAAAAGATTTTAATAGTAAACGGCCATCCCGATAGTGAGAGCTTTTGTGCCGATTTAGCAGCTAGCTACAAAAGGGGAGCCGAGCTTACTAATGCCGATTGTAAGCTGGTCAACTTGATCGATTTAGATTTTGATTTGAATCTGCATTACGGGTACAGAAAGCGTACCGAGCTAGAGCCTGATTTACTAAAAGTTCAACAGGATATTTTAGATTCCGATCATTTGGTATTTGTTTATCCTACATGGTGGGGAACCTATCCTGCGCTATTAAAGGGATTTATTGATAGAGTATTTCTACCAAAGTTTGCCTTTAAATATCGCGAGAACTCCCTGCTTTGGGATAAGTTACTGAAGGGTAAATCTGCACGGCTAATTGTAACAATGGATACGCCCAAATGGTACTATTGGCTGATGTATAAAAGCCCTGGTCACAATTCAATGAAAAAGGGGATATTGGAGTTCTGCGGAATCAAACCCGTTAAGATTACGGCATTAGGTCCAATAAAAATGTCGAATGACGAAAAGCGACAAGCCTGGATAAACAAAGTTGAGAAGTTGGGACAAAAACAAAGATAA
- a CDS encoding response regulator transcription factor, which yields MKELVQYRKELASNNGTFIAPDSPHYLNHIEAMRHNATTDDQMVAVCCSQNSTYELIHAPKHELLPMLSSSMTFDSFEQLIHDLDVKNTVAARKLAYKFALGLKPDEIKSYTFAFECRIRYTDRKYHRTQLKYRICINGTETQSQLLMLELLPVSEVLSEEDRGNELKEELSKEPSESACIVSINTRRVVLSNDTDQLTEREIEVMRLVKKGLSSTRIGEMLCISSNTVNNHRRSVLRKTHTVSTDLAIRYLEFIGVI from the coding sequence GCACTACCTTAACCACATAGAGGCGATGCGGCACAACGCCACCACCGACGACCAAATGGTTGCCGTTTGCTGCAGCCAGAACAGCACCTACGAGCTTATTCACGCACCCAAACACGAGCTGTTGCCCATGCTTTCGTCCTCCATGACATTCGACAGCTTCGAGCAGCTGATACACGACCTCGATGTAAAGAATACCGTAGCGGCGCGCAAGCTTGCCTACAAGTTTGCCCTCGGCCTAAAGCCCGACGAAATTAAAAGCTACACGTTCGCTTTCGAATGCCGCATAAGGTACACCGACCGTAAATACCACCGAACCCAGCTAAAGTACCGCATCTGCATCAACGGAACCGAAACTCAGAGCCAACTGCTGATGCTAGAGCTGCTCCCCGTAAGCGAAGTGCTGAGCGAGGAGGATAGGGGCAACGAATTGAAAGAAGAGCTGAGCAAAGAACCCTCGGAGAGCGCCTGCATTGTAAGCATCAACACCCGACGGGTAGTGCTCTCGAACGATACTGACCAGCTAACCGAGCGCGAGATAGAGGTAATGCGGCTGGTTAAAAAAGGCCTTAGCAGCACCCGTATTGGCGAAATGCTGTGCATTAGCTCCAACACCGTAAACAACCACCGTCGCAGCGTTCTCCGCAAAACGCATACGGTTAGCACCGACCTTGCCATACGATACCTCGAATTTATTGGAGTAATTTAA
- a CDS encoding copper homeostasis protein CutC: MTLEICSGSVQSAINAQAAGAQRVELCEGLVLGGTTPSYGTIALTRKNLSIDVNVLIRPRSGDFLYTDVEFETIKEDIRMVKQLGCNGVVCGILHADGSIDVERTRELVELARPLSFTFHRAFDRASDPVKALEDVIATGADRILTSGQQAKAIDGAPLLKQLVEQANGRIIIMPGSGVNAGNIAELMKTGATEFHCSGQQPFASKMAFVREEVPMSSPLPDENLIFESNVQVIKEVVRNMQS, translated from the coding sequence ATGACATTAGAGATATGCTCGGGCTCGGTGCAGAGCGCCATTAACGCGCAGGCAGCCGGAGCCCAACGTGTAGAGCTATGCGAAGGTCTTGTACTAGGGGGCACTACCCCATCGTACGGAACTATTGCCCTTACTCGTAAGAACCTAAGCATCGACGTAAACGTGCTTATTCGTCCCCGTTCGGGCGACTTCCTTTATACCGATGTGGAGTTTGAAACCATTAAGGAGGACATCCGCATGGTTAAGCAGCTAGGCTGCAACGGCGTGGTGTGCGGCATACTACATGCCGATGGAAGCATCGATGTGGAGCGCACCCGCGAACTGGTGGAGCTGGCACGTCCGCTATCGTTCACCTTCCACCGCGCCTTCGATAGGGCCTCCGATCCTGTTAAGGCATTAGAGGATGTGATTGCCACCGGAGCCGACCGTATTCTAACCTCGGGACAGCAAGCCAAGGCCATCGATGGCGCACCGCTGCTTAAGCAGCTGGTGGAGCAAGCCAACGGTCGCATCATCATCATGCCAGGCAGTGGGGTAAATGCCGGCAACATCGCCGAACTGATGAAGACCGGAGCAACGGAGTTCCACTGCAGCGGTCAGCAGCCCTTTGCCAGCAAGATGGCCTTCGTTCGCGAGGAAGTACCCATGAGCTCTCCCCTACCCGACGAGAACCTCATCTTCGAGTCGAACGTACAGGTAATAAAGGAGGTTGTTCGCAACATGCAATCGTAG
- a CDS encoding head GIN domain-containing protein: protein MKIVKLAAVIALTAATLFANAQIFSRGIVGNGEMGKRVFKLSSFKNVSVSSGIDLYLDPSGKNQAELVTDKNVISAVEVIQEGNTLIFKLKEGIRKTTKGIKIYLSYKTLEGIKASGGSDVYTKDNTAIKGQSLSIEASGGADIRLTIDVESLKCETSGGSDTYLKGSANFATFDCSGGSDVKAKELATQTCSIESSGGSDAIVTATKSVKIDASGASDVTYYGNPKSISVSKSGASDVYRK, encoded by the coding sequence ATGAAAATAGTTAAACTTGCAGCAGTTATAGCCCTTACCGCTGCTACACTTTTTGCCAATGCTCAAATCTTCTCGAGAGGAATTGTTGGAAACGGCGAAATGGGCAAGCGAGTTTTTAAGCTCTCCAGCTTCAAGAACGTTTCAGTATCGTCAGGCATCGATCTTTACCTCGATCCATCGGGTAAAAACCAGGCCGAACTGGTAACCGACAAGAATGTTATCAGCGCAGTAGAGGTTATACAGGAGGGCAACACCCTTATCTTCAAGTTAAAAGAAGGCATTCGCAAAACAACCAAGGGCATCAAGATATACCTTTCATACAAGACGCTTGAGGGAATTAAAGCATCTGGTGGTAGCGATGTTTACACGAAAGATAATACCGCCATCAAGGGCCAATCGCTAAGCATTGAGGCTAGCGGTGGAGCAGATATTCGTCTCACCATCGACGTTGAATCGCTTAAGTGCGAAACATCAGGAGGTAGCGATACCTACCTAAAAGGATCGGCAAACTTTGCCACCTTCGACTGCAGCGGTGGTAGCGACGTAAAAGCAAAAGAGCTGGCGACCCAAACATGCAGCATCGAATCGTCGGGTGGTTCGGATGCCATAGTTACTGCAACCAAATCAGTTAAAATAGACGCTTCCGGAGCCTCGGATGTAACCTACTACGGAAACCCTAAAAGCATTTCGGTTTCGAAATCGGGAGCCTCTGACGTGTACAGGAAATAA
- a CDS encoding Crp/Fnr family transcriptional regulator yields the protein MLRKALTEYVGQFIELTDEEARALEGISSVRVLSKKECFAEVGKVCTKALFVNRGYFRFYHLDLNGNEITSDFYFGPCFITSYTSFITAKPSFVNVQAMVDMEVLEFSRDDLYGLYLSYPSIERLGRMVAEAVAIASEEHLFLLLNQSAEMRYKRLMERNPDYVNTIPLQYIASYLGITKETLSRMRKAIK from the coding sequence ATGTTAAGAAAGGCGTTAACCGAATACGTAGGCCAATTTATTGAGCTTACTGATGAAGAGGCAAGAGCATTGGAGGGCATCTCGTCCGTTAGAGTGCTCTCCAAAAAGGAGTGCTTTGCCGAAGTCGGGAAGGTATGTACAAAGGCGCTATTCGTTAATCGTGGCTATTTCCGCTTTTACCACCTCGACCTAAATGGGAATGAGATTACCAGCGATTTCTACTTTGGCCCATGCTTTATAACCTCGTACACCAGCTTCATTACTGCAAAACCATCGTTTGTGAATGTGCAGGCAATGGTTGATATGGAAGTTTTGGAATTTTCTAGGGACGACCTTTACGGTCTCTACCTTAGCTATCCCTCCATCGAGCGGTTAGGTCGCATGGTGGCCGAAGCCGTTGCAATAGCATCCGAAGAGCACCTGTTCCTGCTGCTAAATCAATCGGCCGAGATGCGGTATAAGCGGCTTATGGAGAGGAATCCCGACTATGTGAATACAATACCCTTACAGTATATCGCTTCGTATCTCGGAATCACCAAGGAAACCCTAAGCCGAATGCGGAAGGCCATAAAGTAG
- a CDS encoding cold shock domain-containing protein, which yields MAATAFNLKATAKLKGRYRVGCYFILLFMLKKGVMILVAVMLFGFIAKAQPSKVDKPTEWKPNTTVLVSANQQYKLSYQSDGNLVVYDKSNKPIWNTKTNGKTPNRLVFQADGNLVLYGANNVVFWASNSNSKGGKSLRLSDQGSLSIWDQKAYIWNTGIDKVLLHVGKVKFFNVSKGFGFIKDASTGKEYFVHASGLINDVRENDDVSFDLVEGKKGLTAINVKLL from the coding sequence GTGGCTGCTACAGCTTTCAACTTAAAAGCCACCGCGAAACTGAAAGGGCGATACCGAGTAGGGTGTTATTTTATTTTATTATTCATGTTAAAAAAAGGAGTGATGATTTTGGTAGCCGTAATGCTTTTCGGCTTTATTGCAAAAGCACAACCATCAAAAGTAGATAAGCCTACAGAATGGAAACCTAATACAACAGTACTCGTATCGGCTAATCAGCAATACAAACTTTCGTATCAGAGCGATGGTAATTTGGTTGTGTACGATAAAAGCAACAAACCAATCTGGAATACTAAAACAAATGGTAAAACACCCAATAGATTAGTGTTCCAGGCAGATGGTAATTTAGTTTTATATGGAGCAAATAACGTTGTTTTTTGGGCATCTAACTCAAATAGTAAGGGTGGAAAAAGTCTTCGGTTGAGCGATCAGGGCAGTTTAAGTATTTGGGACCAAAAAGCATATATTTGGAACACAGGAATCGATAAAGTTCTTTTACATGTAGGTAAGGTAAAATTCTTTAATGTTTCGAAAGGCTTTGGATTTATTAAAGATGCCAGCACAGGAAAAGAATATTTTGTTCACGCTTCAGGTTTAATTAATGATGTAAGAGAAAACGACGACGTAAGTTTTGATCTTGTAGAGGGCAAGAAAGGGTTAACAGCTATTAATGTCAAGCTCTTATAA
- a CDS encoding aminoglycoside 6-adenylyltransferase — translation MTQLQMINKTKSIAQQDENVSAVFMYGSFTKNEGDKYSDIEFYIFLKTKENFSAEEWVNQVYPVALYFINEYGSEVAIFENMIRGEFHFLKTDEIKIIKSWEGIVAFSDFDQMNLIDKDGLLTETLNQIKVKFPDRTTDENILWLSQSLLNVLLTTNNLIKREEFAHAHQSLTTVQKYLLWLIRTVTNKTQHWESPTKSLEKDIDQDWYSEFILTTSDLNPKNINTAFQNSLKISEKLFDKLNVGLKLKEILKRIE, via the coding sequence ATGACACAGTTACAAATGATTAACAAAACCAAATCAATAGCTCAACAAGACGAAAATGTTTCCGCAGTTTTTATGTACGGTTCATTTACTAAAAATGAAGGCGACAAATATTCTGACATCGAATTTTACATCTTTCTAAAAACCAAAGAAAACTTTTCGGCTGAAGAATGGGTAAACCAAGTTTATCCTGTCGCTTTATATTTCATTAATGAATACGGAAGTGAAGTCGCTATTTTTGAGAATATGATTAGAGGCGAATTTCATTTTTTAAAAACAGACGAAATAAAAATCATTAAATCGTGGGAAGGAATTGTTGCGTTCAGTGATTTTGACCAAATGAATTTAATTGACAAAGACGGACTTTTAACGGAAACGCTAAATCAAATCAAAGTAAAATTCCCTGATAGAACCACAGACGAAAATATTTTGTGGCTAAGCCAATCATTACTGAATGTTTTGCTGACAACGAACAATTTAATCAAAAGAGAAGAATTTGCCCACGCCCACCAAAGCTTGACGACTGTTCAAAAATACTTACTTTGGCTCATCAGAACAGTAACAAATAAAACTCAACATTGGGAAAGCCCGACGAAAAGTTTGGAAAAAGATATTGACCAAGATTGGTATTCAGAATTTATACTTACAACATCTGATTTAAACCCTAAAAACATAAATACAGCCTTTCAAAATTCATTGAAAATATCTGAAAAGCTGTTTGACAAACTAAATGTTGGACTAAAACTCAAAGAAATATTAAAAAGAATTGAATAA
- a CDS encoding REP-associated tyrosine transposase: MSTGYKIGKDDSAYYLTFQVVGWVDLFTRQVYRDIVVESIKFCQANKGLNLFAYVIMSNHVHLLAQSEQDDLSGFVRDFKNYTSKKFLEVVLGDKESRREWMKVVFAYHGKLKNKQTYQIWTHESHAEHVFSQKFIEQKVNYIHQNPVRNGLVANAEDYLYSSARCYAGMSGLLEVIPLDFTWKTYR; encoded by the coding sequence ATGTCAACAGGCTACAAAATAGGCAAAGACGATAGCGCCTACTACCTAACGTTTCAGGTTGTTGGTTGGGTCGATCTGTTTACGCGTCAAGTATACCGCGATATTGTAGTCGAAAGCATAAAGTTCTGCCAGGCGAATAAGGGGTTAAACCTGTTTGCCTACGTCATCATGTCGAACCATGTACACCTCTTAGCGCAAAGCGAGCAGGACGACCTTAGCGGCTTTGTGCGTGATTTCAAGAACTACACCAGCAAAAAGTTTCTAGAAGTCGTTCTGGGAGATAAAGAGAGCCGAAGGGAGTGGATGAAGGTTGTTTTTGCCTATCACGGTAAGCTTAAAAACAAGCAGACCTACCAAATATGGACGCACGAATCGCATGCCGAGCACGTGTTTAGCCAAAAGTTTATCGAGCAAAAAGTGAATTACATTCATCAGAACCCTGTTCGCAATGGCTTAGTTGCTAACGCGGAGGATTACCTGTATTCTAGCGCAAGGTGCTATGCTGGAATGAGCGGCCTCCTAGAAGTTATTCCGCTGGATTTTACATGGAAGACCTATCGGTAA
- a CDS encoding ABC-F family ATP-binding cassette domain-containing protein, producing the protein MMLTLHSVSYTHPNKDLLFTDINLTINNHDKIALIGSNGVGKSTLLKIIAKELEPSGGKINVDAEPYYIPQICGQFNHLSIAQALRIENKLNALNEILNGNISEENFNLLNDDWTLEDRCKDALNYWHLSNLDLFQKMDTLSGGQKTKVFLAGISIHQYELVLLDEPSNHLDIFGRQLLYDYIQSTESTLVIVSHDRKLLNLLDTVCELNSNGIKVYGGDYDFYKEQKQIEINALNQDIQSKEKDLKKAKEKQRETLERQRKLDTRAKKSSGKAGLPKIVSNAMKNSAELSTAKIAGVHTEKIGIVRTELQKLRSSLSEINQMKFGFDNSKLHRGKNLFIANSINFGYTTENYLWRENLNFQIVSGERISVKGANGSGKTTLIKMILGYLVPQIGTVFIAENKSVYIDQDYSLIDNNRKVYEQSQQFNTFALQEHEIKIRLNRFLFPKEDWDKPCNALSGGERMRLMLCCLSIYNQSPDIIILDEPTNNLDIYNIEILTNAINDYQGTLIVISHDETFLEQINIERTINL; encoded by the coding sequence ATTATGTTGACTTTACATAGTGTATCATATACACACCCTAATAAAGATTTGCTGTTTACTGACATCAACCTAACGATAAACAACCACGACAAAATAGCTTTGATTGGTAGCAACGGAGTTGGAAAATCAACGTTGTTGAAAATTATTGCTAAAGAATTAGAACCGTCAGGCGGTAAAATAAATGTTGATGCGGAACCGTATTATATCCCACAAATTTGCGGACAGTTTAACCATTTGAGCATTGCTCAGGCATTAAGGATTGAAAATAAGTTAAATGCCTTAAATGAAATTTTGAACGGAAACATAAGTGAAGAAAATTTCAACCTGCTTAATGATGACTGGACACTAGAAGACCGTTGTAAAGATGCTCTGAACTATTGGCATTTATCCAATTTAGACTTGTTTCAAAAAATGGACACCCTTAGTGGAGGACAGAAGACAAAAGTTTTTCTCGCAGGCATTTCTATCCATCAATATGAGTTGGTTTTGCTGGACGAACCAAGCAATCATTTGGATATTTTTGGCAGGCAACTGTTGTATGATTATATTCAATCTACAGAAAGTACTTTGGTTATCGTAAGCCACGACAGAAAATTACTGAACCTCTTAGATACCGTTTGCGAATTAAACTCAAATGGAATTAAAGTCTATGGTGGTGATTACGACTTTTATAAGGAACAAAAACAAATTGAAATAAATGCGCTTAACCAAGATATTCAAAGCAAGGAAAAGGACTTGAAAAAAGCCAAAGAGAAACAACGTGAAACTTTGGAACGTCAAAGAAAACTGGACACACGAGCAAAAAAAAGTAGTGGTAAAGCGGGGCTTCCTAAAATAGTTTCCAATGCTATGAAAAACAGTGCAGAGTTAAGTACTGCTAAAATAGCGGGTGTTCACACAGAAAAAATAGGAATTGTCAGAACTGAATTACAAAAGTTGCGTTCTTCCCTTTCTGAAATTAACCAAATGAAGTTTGGATTTGACAATTCAAAACTTCATAGAGGCAAAAATCTTTTTATTGCAAATAGTATTAATTTCGGGTACACAACCGAAAACTATTTATGGAGAGAAAATTTGAATTTTCAAATTGTTAGTGGGGAACGAATATCTGTAAAAGGAGCAAACGGTTCTGGTAAAACGACTTTAATAAAAATGATTTTGGGATATCTTGTACCGCAAATCGGCACAGTCTTTATTGCAGAAAACAAATCGGTTTATATTGACCAAGATTATTCGTTAATAGATAACAACCGAAAAGTTTATGAGCAGTCACAGCAATTTAATACTTTTGCATTGCAGGAACACGAAATAAAAATAAGACTAAATAGGTTTTTGTTCCCAAAAGAAGATTGGGACAAGCCTTGCAATGCTTTAAGTGGTGGGGAAAGAATGCGTTTGATGTTATGTTGTTTAAGCATTTACAATCAATCGCCAGACATCATAATCTTGGACGAACCGACCAATAATTTGGATATTTATAACATAGAAATACTAACAAATGCCATCAATGATTATCAGGGTACATTGATTGTCATTTCGCACGATGAAACTTTTTTAGAGCAAATAAACATAGAAAGAACAATTAATTTATAA
- a CDS encoding S41 family peptidase: MTKQILAFLCLLVLGGCTSVKQYNRKLAETKSPKDLQEDVDYLYRKLQAYHPQLYWYISKKELDYKFDSLKSSITEPMTSQEFYYKVAPVVSSIKEGHTQLIPLNRAFKRKDWDSLNVEKFGATPFAKLKFGIFDNRLYIIKNDSWNKDILPGTEVVAVNGITAQQLLDKYRSTLTADGYVTTFRDKMLGNRFARYFYRDFDFTDSLTCQLRYNDTLRTVLLKRTMPKDTAKSNTKVKAPKVKLTAAQRDSARSEKRRRVLLGYNSDEKIYSKNLSFYEKDSSIAIMKLNDFSGGQYEKFYRKSFKTLDSLKVKTLIIDLRNNPGGREAEVRNLYSYLADTNFAFLKKMEVTSPKSVLVTSIFKGSPILVDLFILPFYPIYATYALSHLSKGADGKYYLRLGKTVNKAKDPRFRGQVYVLINGGSFSASCIISSNLKGSKRATFVGEETGGAFNGTVAGRMPLFELPNSKLKARIGLFCMRPEHQTEPDGRGIIPDIAITPTLDDALKGNDPELNWVIAKVKQERETAK, translated from the coding sequence ATGACCAAACAAATTCTAGCCTTTCTATGCCTTCTTGTTCTTGGCGGCTGCACCTCCGTAAAGCAGTACAACCGTAAGCTTGCCGAAACAAAGAGCCCCAAGGATCTACAGGAGGATGTCGACTACCTATACCGTAAGCTGCAGGCTTACCATCCCCAGCTCTACTGGTACATCAGCAAAAAGGAGCTCGACTACAAGTTCGATAGCCTGAAATCTTCGATCACCGAACCAATGACCAGCCAGGAGTTCTACTACAAGGTGGCGCCGGTGGTGTCGAGCATAAAGGAGGGGCATACGCAGCTAATCCCGCTTAATAGGGCTTTTAAAAGAAAGGATTGGGATAGCCTAAATGTCGAAAAGTTTGGCGCTACGCCATTCGCCAAGCTGAAGTTTGGGATATTCGACAACCGGCTTTACATCATCAAGAATGATTCGTGGAATAAGGATATTCTACCTGGAACCGAAGTGGTGGCCGTTAATGGCATTACCGCTCAGCAGCTGCTCGACAAGTACCGAAGTACGCTAACGGCTGATGGCTACGTAACCACCTTCAGGGATAAGATGCTGGGCAACCGCTTTGCTCGATACTTCTACCGCGATTTCGACTTTACCGATAGCCTAACCTGCCAGCTGCGCTACAACGATACCCTACGCACGGTGCTGCTTAAGCGTACCATGCCTAAGGATACTGCTAAGAGCAATACCAAGGTAAAGGCTCCTAAGGTGAAGCTTACGGCAGCGCAGCGCGATAGCGCCCGCAGCGAGAAGAGGCGGCGCGTGCTGCTCGGCTACAACAGCGACGAAAAGATCTACAGCAAGAACCTCTCCTTCTACGAGAAGGATAGCAGCATCGCCATCATGAAGCTGAACGACTTTTCGGGTGGGCAGTACGAGAAGTTCTACCGTAAATCGTTCAAAACGCTCGACTCGCTTAAGGTGAAGACCCTGATTATCGACCTGAGGAATAACCCAGGAGGCCGCGAGGCGGAGGTTCGTAACCTGTACTCGTATCTGGCCGATACCAACTTCGCCTTCCTCAAGAAGATGGAGGTAACCTCGCCCAAGAGCGTCCTTGTTACCTCCATATTTAAGGGCAGTCCGATTTTGGTCGACCTTTTCATCCTTCCATTTTACCCTATTTATGCCACCTACGCGCTATCCCATTTAAGTAAGGGCGCCGATGGCAAGTACTACCTCCGCTTAGGAAAGACGGTCAACAAAGCCAAGGACCCACGCTTCAGGGGGCAGGTTTACGTGCTGATTAACGGGGGAAGCTTCTCGGCCTCGTGCATCATATCCTCTAACCTTAAGGGCTCTAAGCGGGCAACCTTCGTTGGCGAGGAGACCGGAGGAGCCTTCAACGGAACGGTTGCCGGAAGGATGCCGCTCTTCGAACTGCCCAACTCCAAGTTAAAGGCGCGCATTGGCCTGTTCTGCATGCGCCCCGAGCACCAAACAGAGCCAGATGGGCGTGGAATTATTCCCGATATCGCCATCACCCCAACCCTCGACGATGCCTTGAAGGGAAATGATCCCGAATTGAATTGGGTTATTGCCAAGGTAAAGCAGGAGAGGGAAACGGCAAAATAA